The Drosophila takahashii strain IR98-3 E-12201 unplaced genomic scaffold, DtakHiC1v2 scaffold_76, whole genome shotgun sequence region ttattgttataaaattgATTCTATGGACAAATCGTTTATGAAATCTAAGGGAGTAACGAGAACAGCACTAGAGTATCtagatattgaaaaatataaaaaggttcTTTTCACTGAAAATCGAATGTATGGCGGCATGTCAGTTTTTAGATCTAAAAATCATACCATAAATACttacaaaatgacaaaaataattcTCGATGGTAATGATACGAAGAGAAAAGTTGAGGGTGATAAAATGTCTACACTCCCTTATCATCATAAGGGTTTAATAGAAAGGGAACTCATATCAAATGTTCAAATCCTTGAGGGAGAGTCACTTGTTTTGGGGAGACAGGTAGATGAAATAGAAAGTCTTGAATTCCAGACTGAGGaacaaaaaactttactcaagcgtctaaaaacagaaattgaaaatgttgaacATGATTTACTTTACAAGTCGCTtgaacttgaaatgttttataatgaATTGCCCCCCGatcccaaaaaacagaaacaattttagatttaacaatgcaaaatatttatttaattagtaaGTTTGATAAAAGGTgttgaacaataaaaattaacaaaatatatataaatcttaaaaggtgttgaacaataaaaattaacaaaatatatataaatcttaagcaatatatatatataaatgtttatattttgttagtaTAACATTAAgttgaacaaataacaaatacatttcaataaattgagtattaattataaaatatttgggtgtgtttttaaatttttttttttttttggaaattttttataaattgggtgagtatattttatttgattggttTTGTACCCGTTGCCTATATAGATAATTCCACAGTTCTAATTCATGTGGGTTCATTTTAGCTTCAGGTTCAGAATCCCTGTCTTGAACAGgttcatcttcttcttcagCTGATTTTTCTTCCTCGTTTTTTTCCCTTATCTGTTTTAGATAATAACCCAACTCTACTTGTTCAGGAGTaatatcattattttcattactcTCATCGCTATTGTTTAAGTTAATGATTATATTTTGGTGATAAAGTTGTGTGATGTCATcatcagttaaattaaaactagaaatattattagaaattgaatttactGAAACTACGTTAGATCCTAAAAGGTGAACATATTCAACTGAAatgagaaaaagaaaaagaaaaacgaattaatgaaatgaaataatatatactaaagtaaattaacttgccttttgttttgtttattattttatttccttgaggaatttttatatccttctgaaataaataagtaatatgTTATCCCTAATTCATataaaagttgttgcggttcaaCAACTCGCTACACTCTAATAGACATAATTTTCCCCCATCAGAGTCTATACCACTCAAGTCTAGTTCCTCAATTGTTATAACCTCTCTTTTACTTATCTTGGGTGGAGGTGGTAAATCTATTGTTTTTGGTAGAAGTGGATAGTAAAAAAGTTCTTCATCAATTTCTACACAGTTTATTTGAATCTTGTACATATCTAGATGagaatgtttttttaacctttttgaaACGTAATGGCACTGGATTCTTAAAGTGAAAAGGTCTCTATAACCGAGTTTATAATATCTATCGAAACCTCTGTTTCCTGTTACAATAGTTCCGCCCTCTCTATTTTCCCTTTCAAGCAAGTCTGATTTAAATTTCTCTAACAATTcctttttaagaaaagaatattttttttctacactACGCTtctctgttttatttaaaatttttgactcTTCACTTACATTATCATTATTACCATCTTCTTCATTTAGTGGCGTAAATGATTGTTTGGAGGGTGACGACAAATCATCGTACTCATCATAGATTAGGAAATTAGCTGGAGGgggtgttgatgatgatgattcttctgttgcttctgttgatgatgatgcttcTGTTGATGAggcttctgttgttgttgatgatgatgatgcttctgttgttgttgtttctgttgttgttgtttctgttgttgttgttgtttctgttgttgttgtttctgttgttgttgtttctgaaattaaatatcataacaaaagttagcaaaaatcgaaaaagtaaaaaaagtaatttgtgattgttatttatattggtaTTTACCTTGTGGTGCTTCGTCGTCTTcatctttttttagtttcctcTCTTCTGTTATGTAGCTTGCCATTGTTGGTTcttctgaaattaaatatcataacaaagttaacaaaccaaaaaaaaaaaaaatttttattgttattattgttttgatgTTCTTACCTTGTGAGGTTTTTAGTTTACTCTCTAACTCAtcaatgttatttatattcgCTAGTGAACTGTTCTTAAATAGATACAATTTCAGCTGAATATTCAAAACATCATTGTTAGggagtaaaatttgaataattgtGGTTTCCATTGTCTCGTTGTATTTCGTTAGATGTGAAGTGGGTATTACACCCATTTCCACTACTCCTATTACagaaactattattaaaaatagtttcattattttattattattcattttcacacacacacacacacacaattattaataaagtttGAGATTTTAgctttcactttcacttttaTATGAGCAATTTGAGCTCCAATTTTCACCGTCTTGTCTTGCTTGCGATCGCTACTGAAAAAATCATAAGCGCCCCAGTGGTATTTATTGAGAATTTTCAGTATGTAACTCTTATGTAAACGAATAAAGGGATGGGGCAATCATTCCTAAATATGCTGGCGAACCAGTCcaacaaacagaaacaatATATACAAACCTTGAGTAAACATTCTTATAGCCCTCCACACGCCCTCCACAGAAAGCAGAACATTCTTATCGCCCTCCACAGAAAGCACAACATTCTATCAGTCTTTGCGTGTGCGTATgtggaaactatttttgactttgtataCGTAGGGTGCGGCCCTTCGATGCGGGCGATTGTGTctggaaactatttttgatgATGTGTACGTACATGAGCATGCGAGTCTGAACATAAATATAGAAACCACTTGTAATGGATGATCTTCGAACTCTTTGCGTGTGCGTATGTGGAAACTATTTTGACTTTGTATACGTAGGGTGGTGGGGGATTTTGGCTGGAGACTATTTTTGAACTTGTACATAAGCTGTTACATGAGCATGCCGTTctgaacatatttatttttctgttgctgAGTTGATTAGTATATGgagtatatattcttttattttcattgcgaataagagttgctctataaaatattatctttagattcccagctatcatatttttttgaaaaccccaaccaacgtacacggactttattcccgtctctctttattattttttccactaaatatttgtctgggaaacgagtttttttcagttcttctttgtaaaatccaccttgtattggagtaccttcaaagtcttccaacaagtatgtggtagggtatgtgtttttcacacttattattttaaaaatttctgtagTCCAATTCGGTGTATACCCCTTTTCAAacacatgtttatatttactgatgcgtacataatctccattacgcaatttccccacactaaacatttttagatgattgtaggctgttttcaaaatgtgtttttcattggaagaattgacgtcaattggggcgaccttaattgttctatgtggtcttttgttgtatatatcaattaattttttatacatatcaacccacttgtatgttccgctaaaactaaattcacgccacataagttccttcaaacttctgttgaagcgttccacaattgaagcttttacaattgaataggtagaataatggtttattccatattgtttcattaacgcgttaaattgtttgttaaaaaattcagttccatcatccgtttgtaaattttttggtgttccacgtccagatttgaaaattttttccattgccattgagacatctttagcgctttttgattttaatgcttctccccaggcatatttgctaaaacaatccacaacagtcaaaatataaaaatatcctccgttaagctttgaatactttcccatttccactaaatctgcttgccagagatcatttataccctttgtcactacccttcgtcgtttaaaattacgtcgacacggagcatgaatttctttaacaatacccaatttatcactcatattttttggtactagaactttcttactattggagttgcagtaccttctatttcaactgtctgtgattttaaaactgatttcggttgagtaacatatttataaacatagctctcaatactattaatctttgttaacatattggataggattttatcaacattatcaaccctcccattattaacttgaactaaattttccaaagaagttattttagaaagtcttcgattaagggatgtatttattttcgtattaaggTCTTTCTTTAACGTCTCCAAGTTTTCATCGACATATTTTTTCGTCGTTGCATCCGAATAATCTATTGGGTtcccacaatttttaattcgtttctgttgggtattcaggttttcgtcgccatcaatgtacaaccccacaacagttttaatatccctttttaaaatatctgtgtgctctttttcgtctgaaaagtgaccaaacttgtcgacagacattttgtttataaggtaatttaaagtttgtgaaccttatttattcaattattatataattttagcctctcgcagttcttctattatagacatgatctcgttattgtgattagtgttgccagcggcctttgaagctattaaaagctgcaatctttcaactaattcattgacgtcatcccaataaatataattgggtTTTGCTCTTTGTAGGGACATGTATCCaaatccctttttatttgattttctttgttttgattgaattggggtggatatagctgaaggaagtatattttcattgctcatgaactttttaataatgtttgtatacttgtatcctctagttccttttattcgcttatttggatcaaaatctattctatgtgcacttgtctcagtaatgatatctttataatttttcaagtctGTGGCACTGAATTGTGTAGGTTTATTATGAACAATCAGAGAATAAAGCCCAGGAGTCAAATCCCACGTGCTTCCActtgataattgaattttattatgactTATATGTAATTCACTATTCcccaaatttaaggatttgggGGTTGATGAACTTTTTCTAGGTCCATAAGCATTGTCCAGAACTTTATTTCTCGATAGActgctaatattaaaatcatagtcTGCATGAATTAGACTGCTAGCATCTGCTTCTTTTTCTAGCTGTGTTTCTAAAGATGTTTCTAGCGGTGTTTCCGGCTCGGATCCCAATTCAATATGtgactgtgaaaaaaatttatcatcTGAGTCACTAGTAACAtcatcattataaatttttgtttcttcatttcggatattattatcatcataatcgtaatcatgatcatcatcgtcatcataccttaattgatgtttcttaagctttttacggggggtttcatttttaaatatttcacttttttgctttagaatcgttgatttatcttcgtttgtattcataaactttcgttttttattttcactaactAGTTCGTTTAAGGGATCTGTTATTGGCTTAAAAGTTTCTTCCAACTCGTAAgcattttgtgttttaatatgttttagatcattaaactttttctttaatatatttctcgttttagtaagctgacttaaaataaattgactcaTTTTGGGTACTTTCAAAACTTTCACCACCGTCAGCACAAAAGATGTAATACCAGTTTATGAACTATACTTTACAGGGTTACATTTCATACTaatgaaagttataaaatatatatattatttatatgattttatttttggctgaaaaagaatcattttacattgtttaaatttcctcttcaaataaaagaatttaatgtgGGTGCGTGTGCATGTTTTattgaatataataaatgattatgtacaaatgttataaatattacaaagtgataagtggattaaacaattgtatttaacTCTAGTTGCAGGGAATCATTGCTTCTTTTTATAACTCGATATTCCTTGTCCTTGAGCAACTTCAGATGACCATCTTTCATAGTGTTATATCTCTTTGgtagatatagaatatatttatccaGTTCCAAGGCAATGGAGTCCCCATAAACAGTTTTCTTCCTCTGCGCATTGATAATTGGGTAGCTGACGTTTATACCCATCTTGTTTTGTGATAGCAAGG contains the following coding sequences:
- the LOC138914686 gene encoding protein P54-like isoform X2; translated protein: MNNNKIMKLFLIIVSVIGVVEMGVIPTSHLTKYNETMETTIIQILLPNNDVLNIQLKLYLFKNSSLANINNIDELESKLKTSQEEPTMASYITEERKLKKDEDDEAPQETTTTETTTTETTTTTETTTTETTTTEASSSSTTTEASSTEASSSTEATEESSSSTPPPANFLIYDEYDDLSSPSKQSFTPLNEEDGNNDNLNMFTF
- the LOC138914686 gene encoding uncharacterized protein isoform X3, whose protein sequence is MNNNKIMKLFLIIVSVIGVVEMGVIPTSHLTKYNETMETTIIQILLPNNDVLNIQLKLYLFKNSSLANINNIDELESKLKTSQEEPTMASYITEERKLKKDEDDEAPQETTTTETTTTETTTTTETTTTETTTTEASSSSTTTEASSTEASSSTEATEESSSSTPPPANFLIYDEYDDLSSPSKQSFTPLNEEDEGYKNSSRK
- the LOC138914686 gene encoding uncharacterized protein DDB_G0280205-like isoform X1; translation: MNNNKIMKLFLIIVSVIGVVEMGVIPTSHLTKYNETMETTIIQILLPNNDVLNIQLKLYLFKNSSLANINNIDELESKLKTSQEEPTMASYITEERKLKKDEDDEAPQETTTTETTTTETTTTTETTTTETTTTEASSSSTTTEASSTEASSSTEATEESSSSTPPPANFLIYDEYDDLSSPSKQSFTPLNEEDGNNDNKDIKIPQGNKIINKTKVEYVHLLGSNVVSVNSISNNISSFNLTDDDITQLYHQNIIINLNNSDESNENNDITPEQVELGYYLKQIREKNEEEKSAEEEDEPVQDRDSEPEAKMNPHELELWNYLYRQRVQNQSNKIYSPNL